One Malania oleifera isolate guangnan ecotype guangnan chromosome 9, ASM2987363v1, whole genome shotgun sequence DNA segment encodes these proteins:
- the LOC131163781 gene encoding pathogenesis-related thaumatin-like protein 3.5 — protein MAPPLLRVRAAAILFVTVIITSAAKLSECARIFTIVNGCKEKVWPGILPANNSNGEGGGFSLKPGQSAVYTAPPGWSGRIWGRTGCNFDKSGNGTCETGGCGNSLNCTGPGKPPSSIAEFTLGGGGGSQLDYYDVSLVDGLNLPIVVMPRNGTGNCSAAGCDKDPRQNCPSELAAKSRDGKIAACRSACNVFNTDEYCCRGMYGNPLACKPSNYSKIFKEACPVAYSYAYDDPTSILTCSAPDYIVTFCASRNQTVCSYHDNHLVCNGSKALATVSQRWRVLLASLFIINFQIKFY, from the exons ATGGCTCCTCCACTTCTCAGAGTCCGCGCAGCTGCCATCTTGTTCGTCACTGTTATTATTACATCAG CGGCAAAGTTGTCCGAATGCGCAAGAATTTTCACCATAGTGAACGGGTGCAAGGAGAAGGTGTGGCCGGGAATATTACCGGCGAACAACTCCAACGGTGAAGGCGGCGGTTTCTCTTTAAAACCGGGCCAATCCGCAGTGTACACTGCTCCGCCGGGGTGGAGCGGCCGCATCTGGGGACGAACCGGCTGCAATTTCGACAAGTCCGGCAACGGCACTTGCGAGACCGGCGGCTGCGGCAACTCCCTTAACTGCACCGGACCGGGCAAACCGCCTTCCTCGATTGCCGAGTTTACCCTCGGAGGCGGCGGCGGCAGTCAGCTCGACTACTACGACGTCAGCCTCGTCGACGGCCTAAACTTGCCGATCGTGGTTATGCCGAGGAACGGCACCGGCAACTGCAGCGCCGCCGGCTGCGACAAGGACCCGAGGCAGAATTGCCCGTCGGAGCTTGCCGCTAAATCCAGGGACGGGAAGATCGCGGCGTGCCGGAGCGCGTGTAACGTGTTTAACACCGACGAGTACTGCTGCAGAGGGATGTACGGAAATCCGTTGGCGTGTAAACCGTCGAACTATTCGAAGATATTCAAGGAGGCGTGCCCCGTCGCGTACAGCTACGCTTACGACGATCCCACCAGCATTCTCACCTGCTCCGCTCCCGATTATATCGTCACCTTTTGTGCTTCAAg GAATCAAACAGTGTGCTCCTACCATGACAACCATCTTGTTTGCAATGGATCGAAGGCCTTAGCAACAGTCTCTCAGAGGTGGCGTGTCCTGCTCGCATCGCTATTCattattaattttcaaatcaagttTTATTAA